The proteins below are encoded in one region of Pseudoduganella armeniaca:
- a CDS encoding c-type cytochrome translates to MKQVVAASLLALVASVAASAAHAATPEELAKSKNCMACHAVATKLVGPAYKDVAAKYKGQKDAEDKLVQKVMKGGAGVWGPVPMPPNAVSDAEAHTLVKWILAQK, encoded by the coding sequence ATGAAACAAGTCGTTGCAGCAAGCCTGTTGGCGCTCGTCGCGAGCGTCGCCGCTAGCGCCGCCCACGCGGCCACGCCGGAAGAACTGGCGAAATCGAAGAACTGCATGGCCTGCCACGCCGTCGCCACCAAGCTGGTGGGCCCGGCCTACAAGGACGTGGCCGCCAAGTACAAAGGCCAGAAGGACGCCGAGGACAAGCTGGTGCAGAAGGTCATGAAGGGCGGCGCCGGCGTGTGGGGCCCGGTGCCGATGCCGCCGAATGCCGTGTCGGATGCGGAGGCGCATACGCTGGTCAAGTGGATCCTGGCGCAGAAATGA
- a CDS encoding S1/P1 nuclease, which produces MKKLACTLALAGAFATVSSSVLAWGNDGHRAVGAIADKLLKGSNAEKQVAALLLPGESLEKVATWADCVKGSWCGPQTAEMVDYVNANPKHSEYHYTDVPFQLDAYHDHGVGTFDDDIVQTLKSAIAVLQGKDTPQTNPHRFSKRQALLIVTHLAGDIHQPLHVGAGFVGKDGKFLVPKSHAEVDALNVFDSRGGNNLLLDDAVLTASSDKLIPPAPPKEGAAPASAKSPTKPFHSYWDTTVVDYAMRRSSTRTPEQFAQYAIDSKPAVSVNTGDVAGWPYQWANESLAVSKAAHKDVTVGAVSTQTSRSGESYKVWALTVPENYPVPSSALAREQLIKGGYHLAALLRAIWP; this is translated from the coding sequence ATGAAGAAACTCGCATGCACGCTGGCGCTGGCCGGCGCTTTCGCTACCGTCTCCTCCAGCGTCCTGGCATGGGGCAACGACGGCCACCGCGCCGTCGGCGCCATCGCCGACAAGCTGCTCAAGGGCAGCAACGCCGAGAAGCAGGTCGCGGCCCTGCTGCTGCCAGGCGAGAGCCTGGAAAAGGTGGCCACGTGGGCCGATTGCGTCAAGGGCAGCTGGTGCGGCCCGCAGACGGCGGAGATGGTCGACTACGTCAACGCCAATCCGAAGCATTCCGAATACCACTACACCGACGTGCCGTTCCAGCTGGACGCATACCACGACCACGGTGTCGGCACGTTCGACGACGACATCGTGCAGACCTTGAAGAGCGCGATCGCGGTCCTGCAGGGCAAGGACACGCCGCAAACCAATCCGCACCGCTTCAGCAAGCGCCAGGCGCTCCTGATCGTCACGCACCTGGCCGGCGACATCCACCAGCCGCTGCACGTGGGCGCGGGCTTCGTCGGCAAGGACGGCAAGTTCCTCGTGCCGAAGTCGCATGCCGAGGTCGATGCTCTGAACGTGTTCGACTCGCGCGGCGGCAACAACCTGCTGCTGGACGACGCCGTGCTGACGGCCAGCAGCGACAAGCTGATCCCGCCGGCGCCGCCGAAGGAAGGCGCCGCGCCGGCATCGGCGAAATCGCCGACGAAGCCGTTCCACTCGTACTGGGACACGACGGTGGTGGACTATGCGATGCGCCGCTCGAGCACGCGCACGCCGGAGCAGTTCGCCCAGTACGCCATCGACAGCAAGCCGGCGGTGTCCGTCAACACGGGCGACGTGGCGGGCTGGCCGTACCAGTGGGCCAACGAATCGCTGGCGGTGTCGAAGGCGGCGCACAAGGACGTGACGGTGGGCGCCGTGTCGACGCAGACCAGCAGGAGCGGCGAGTCGTACAAGGTGTGGGCGCTGACGGTGCCGGAGAACTACCCGGTGCCATCCTCCGCGCTGGCGCGCGAGCAGCTGATCAAGGGCGGCTATCACCTGGCGGCGCTGCTGCGGGCGATCTGGCCATGA
- a CDS encoding ABC transporter ATP-binding protein, producing the protein MQPAVEFRGISKHFGAVKANTDVSFAIAKGAIHGLVGENGAGKSTLMSILYGYYNADGGEILLDGRAQQIRTSQEAIRLGIGMVHQHFMLVDNMTVLDNVMLGTEGGFRLAAHRAATEKKLREICATYRLDVDPLATIQDLSVGAQQRVEILKQIYRSANILILDEPTAVLTAQETESLFQILRRFKEQGKTIILITHKLQEIMDITDSVTVMRAGRVVGAVQTAQTSKEELANMMVGRPIENNLPRAPYNPGKPVLEVRDLQLKDSSGVALLEDIGFTLRAGEIVAIAGVSGNGQSELMEILSGMRLPTSGAADFDGQPLPYNRHDADGLPLVFRDLGIAHVPEDRLRDGVVKSFSVMHNTVLGYQDHLKGKFGLFDFKQIAARCQELLKEFDVRPPNPDLRIGLLSGGNQQKVVIAREVLAQPKLMLVGQPTRGVDIGTIEAIHKQLLALRDAGVAILLVSVELEEVRALADRILVMCGGRITGELPINEFDTTRIGLLMGGMHKS; encoded by the coding sequence ATGCAGCCAGCAGTTGAATTTCGCGGCATCTCCAAGCACTTCGGAGCGGTCAAGGCGAATACGGACGTCAGCTTCGCGATCGCCAAGGGCGCCATCCATGGCCTCGTGGGCGAGAACGGCGCCGGCAAGTCGACCCTGATGAGCATCCTGTACGGCTACTACAATGCCGACGGCGGCGAGATCCTGCTCGACGGCCGCGCGCAGCAGATCCGTACCAGCCAGGAAGCGATCCGCCTCGGCATCGGCATGGTGCACCAGCACTTCATGCTGGTCGATAACATGACCGTGCTCGATAACGTCATGCTGGGCACCGAGGGCGGCTTCCGCCTGGCCGCCCACCGCGCCGCGACCGAGAAGAAGTTGCGCGAGATCTGCGCGACCTACCGGCTCGACGTCGATCCGCTGGCGACGATCCAGGACCTGTCGGTCGGGGCGCAGCAGCGCGTCGAGATCCTCAAGCAGATCTACCGCAGCGCCAACATCCTGATCCTGGACGAGCCGACCGCGGTGCTGACCGCGCAAGAGACGGAATCGCTGTTCCAGATCCTGCGGCGCTTCAAGGAACAGGGCAAGACCATCATCCTGATCACGCACAAGCTGCAGGAGATCATGGACATCACCGACAGCGTGACGGTGATGCGGGCCGGCCGCGTGGTCGGCGCGGTGCAGACGGCACAGACCTCGAAGGAAGAACTGGCCAACATGATGGTGGGCCGCCCGATCGAGAACAACCTGCCGCGCGCGCCCTACAACCCCGGCAAACCGGTGCTGGAAGTGCGCGACCTGCAGCTGAAGGACAGCAGCGGCGTCGCCCTGCTCGAGGACATCGGCTTTACATTGCGCGCCGGGGAAATCGTCGCCATCGCCGGCGTTTCCGGCAACGGCCAGAGCGAGCTGATGGAAATCCTGTCGGGCATGCGCCTGCCGACGTCTGGCGCCGCCGACTTCGATGGGCAGCCCCTGCCCTACAACCGCCACGATGCCGACGGCCTGCCGCTGGTGTTCCGCGACCTGGGCATCGCGCACGTGCCGGAAGACCGCCTGCGCGACGGCGTCGTCAAGAGCTTCTCCGTCATGCACAACACGGTGCTGGGCTACCAGGACCACCTGAAGGGCAAGTTCGGCCTGTTCGACTTCAAGCAGATCGCGGCGCGCTGCCAGGAACTGCTGAAGGAGTTCGACGTGCGCCCACCGAATCCCGACCTGCGTATCGGCCTGCTCTCGGGCGGCAACCAGCAGAAGGTCGTCATCGCGCGCGAAGTGCTGGCGCAGCCGAAGCTGATGCTGGTGGGCCAGCCCACGCGCGGCGTCGACATCGGCACCATCGAGGCGATCCACAAGCAGCTGCTGGCCCTGCGCGACGCCGGCGTGGCGATCCTGCTCGTCTCCGTCGAGCTGGAGGAAGTGCGCGCGCTGGCCGACCGCATCCTCGTGATGTGCGGCGGCCGCATCACCGGCGAACTGCCGATCAATGAATTCGACACCACCCGCATCGGTCTCCTGATGGGCGGGATGCACAAATCATGA
- a CDS encoding bifunctional metallophosphatase/5'-nucleotidase, which translates to MKFSLHTLAAAAAALVLAGCASTAPGTAEINLVALNDLHGHLEADKFTYAGVGEKTQRTVMAGGIDTLAGALQAWRKEDRELLLVGAGDMIGASPALSAMWADEPTLGALDLLGLQATSVGNHEFDQGRLELLRQQKGGCASPRPDKACRFDGSYAGAKFSYLAANVIDANTRKPLLPAYRILESKGVKIAFIGAVLQDTAEVVAAAGIAGLQFGDEADAVNRLLPELRKQGVGVFVVLLHQGGRTASEFDKQYCDDLEGELVPVVKKLDPAIRLVISGHSHKGYLCKVGDKLVTQAQMGGHMLSRIKLVVDRQTNQLVDVSARNVVMTQGAYPADPRAEAYLAKVRARGNAELAKPVAKIGAASVTRALTGSDESALGNLIADATLYAGRPFGAQIAFMNVGGIRATLEAGPDNVVSKGQALAVLPFGNTLVVMNLTGAQIRALLEQQWVGDKVESRGLLQVSEGFSYQYDLRKPAGQRVLEVTLNGVPLDDNASYRVAANNFIAEGGDAFPMFAKGTNRAETGVRDIDSLTSYLTYREQQRKPAGLAAEQPRIRRVQ; encoded by the coding sequence ATGAAATTCTCCCTGCATACCCTTGCCGCCGCAGCCGCCGCACTCGTCCTCGCGGGCTGCGCCAGCACCGCGCCCGGCACCGCCGAAATCAACCTGGTCGCGCTGAACGACCTGCACGGCCACCTGGAGGCCGACAAGTTCACCTACGCCGGCGTGGGCGAGAAGACCCAGCGCACCGTCATGGCCGGCGGCATCGATACGCTGGCGGGCGCACTGCAGGCCTGGCGCAAGGAAGACCGCGAGCTGCTGCTGGTGGGCGCGGGCGACATGATCGGCGCCAGCCCGGCGCTGTCGGCGATGTGGGCGGACGAACCGACCCTGGGCGCGCTCGACCTGCTCGGACTGCAAGCGACGTCGGTCGGCAACCACGAGTTCGACCAGGGCCGCTTGGAACTGCTGCGCCAGCAGAAGGGTGGCTGCGCCTCGCCCCGGCCGGACAAGGCCTGCCGCTTCGACGGCAGCTACGCCGGCGCGAAGTTCAGCTACCTGGCCGCCAACGTCATCGACGCGAACACGCGCAAGCCGCTGCTGCCGGCCTACCGCATCCTCGAATCGAAGGGCGTCAAGATCGCCTTCATCGGTGCGGTGCTGCAGGACACGGCCGAAGTGGTGGCCGCCGCCGGCATCGCCGGCCTGCAGTTCGGCGACGAGGCCGACGCCGTCAACCGCCTGCTGCCGGAACTGCGCAAGCAGGGCGTCGGCGTGTTCGTCGTGCTGCTGCATCAGGGCGGTCGCACGGCGTCCGAATTCGACAAGCAGTACTGCGACGACCTGGAAGGCGAACTCGTCCCCGTCGTCAAGAAACTCGATCCGGCCATCCGCCTCGTCATCAGCGGCCACTCGCACAAGGGTTACCTGTGCAAGGTCGGCGACAAGCTCGTCACGCAGGCGCAGATGGGCGGCCATATGCTGTCGCGCATCAAGCTGGTGGTGGACCGGCAAACCAACCAGCTGGTGGACGTCAGCGCCCGCAACGTCGTCATGACGCAGGGCGCGTATCCGGCCGACCCGCGCGCCGAGGCCTACCTGGCCAAGGTGCGCGCGCGCGGCAACGCGGAGCTGGCCAAGCCGGTGGCGAAGATCGGCGCGGCATCCGTCACGCGTGCGCTGACGGGCAGCGACGAATCCGCGCTGGGCAACCTGATCGCCGATGCGACCTTGTACGCCGGCCGCCCGTTCGGCGCCCAGATCGCGTTCATGAACGTGGGCGGTATCCGCGCCACCTTGGAAGCGGGGCCGGACAACGTGGTGTCGAAAGGCCAGGCGCTGGCTGTGCTCCCATTCGGCAACACGCTGGTCGTGATGAACCTGACGGGCGCGCAGATCCGCGCGCTGCTGGAGCAGCAATGGGTGGGCGACAAGGTCGAGTCGCGCGGCCTGCTGCAGGTGTCGGAAGGCTTCAGCTACCAGTACGACCTGCGCAAGCCGGCCGGCCAACGCGTGCTGGAAGTGACGCTGAACGGCGTGCCGCTGGACGACAACGCATCCTACCGCGTGGCCGCCAACAACTTCATCGCCGAGGGCGGCGACGCGTTCCCGATGTTCGCCAAGGGGACCAACCGCGCCGAGACGGGCGTGCGCGACATCGACTCGCTGACGTCCTATTTGACCTACCGCGAGCAGCAGCGCAAGCCGGCCGGGCTGGCGGCCGAACAGCCGCGCATCCGCCGCGTGCAATAA
- a CDS encoding phospholipase D-like domain-containing protein, whose product MRRILATALLAALAGSAHADFRIPGFELVLTTPVETTLANPDLRDAVSVWCELFDNARHDIAIGQFYAVAKAGSPFEKVVERLEAAGKRGVKIRFLLDKKGVNLSDAATLDRLRAIPNLELRILDYSQLTGNGIIHAKYVLADGKVAFVGSQNFDWRSFTHIHETGLRIDDPAVVGQVAAIFEQDWRAQAALAQGVKVTPLQAKAAALPAQAELARPSYLLASPAAYNPPGVRDSETGLPALLAEAKEEVRIQLLDYAPLSYGPQGTRPYYAVIDNAVRAAANRGVRIKLMVSNWNLEAPALPYLKSLAVLPNVEIRVVTLPRASTGFIPFARVIHSKTMTIDGKLAWVGTSNWAGGYLDLSRNLEVVMRNEAMARRLAALHEQTWNSSYAQKLDVNRDYPKPNKATEKAATE is encoded by the coding sequence ATGCGCCGTATTCTTGCCACCGCATTGCTGGCGGCCCTGGCCGGCAGTGCCCACGCCGACTTCCGCATCCCGGGCTTCGAGCTGGTGCTGACGACGCCCGTCGAGACGACGCTGGCCAACCCGGACCTGCGCGACGCCGTCAGCGTTTGGTGTGAGCTGTTCGACAACGCCCGCCACGACATCGCCATCGGCCAGTTCTACGCCGTGGCGAAAGCCGGCAGCCCGTTCGAGAAGGTGGTCGAACGCCTGGAAGCGGCCGGCAAGCGCGGCGTCAAGATCCGCTTCCTGCTCGACAAGAAGGGCGTCAACCTGTCCGATGCCGCCACCCTGGACCGGCTGCGCGCGATCCCCAACCTGGAGCTGCGCATCCTCGACTACAGCCAGCTGACCGGCAACGGCATCATCCATGCCAAGTACGTGCTGGCCGACGGCAAGGTGGCCTTTGTCGGCAGCCAGAACTTCGACTGGCGCTCGTTCACCCATATCCACGAGACAGGTTTGAGGATCGATGATCCCGCCGTCGTCGGCCAGGTCGCCGCCATCTTCGAGCAGGACTGGCGCGCCCAGGCCGCGCTGGCGCAAGGCGTCAAGGTCACGCCGCTGCAGGCCAAGGCGGCCGCGTTGCCGGCACAGGCCGAGCTGGCGCGCCCGTCCTACCTGCTGGCCAGCCCGGCGGCCTACAACCCGCCCGGCGTGCGCGATTCCGAAACCGGCCTGCCGGCCTTGCTGGCCGAGGCCAAGGAGGAAGTGCGCATCCAGCTGCTCGACTACGCGCCGCTGTCGTACGGCCCGCAGGGCACGCGGCCTTACTATGCCGTGATCGACAACGCCGTGCGCGCCGCCGCCAACCGCGGCGTCAGGATCAAGCTGATGGTGTCGAACTGGAACCTGGAAGCGCCCGCGCTGCCGTACCTGAAAAGCCTGGCAGTGCTACCGAACGTGGAGATCCGCGTCGTGACCTTGCCACGGGCGTCCACCGGCTTCATCCCGTTCGCGCGCGTCATCCACAGCAAGACGATGACGATCGACGGCAAGCTGGCCTGGGTCGGCACCAGCAACTGGGCGGGCGGCTACCTGGACCTGTCGCGCAACCTCGAGGTGGTGATGCGCAACGAAGCGATGGCGCGCCGCCTGGCCGCGCTGCACGAGCAGACGTGGAACTCGTCGTACGCGCAAAAACTGGACGTCAATCGCGATTACCCGAAACCGAACAAGGCAACCGAAAAGGCAGCAACCGAATGA
- a CDS encoding ABC transporter permease, translating to MTFEDLHLGSIVVSTVRNAPVLIFAAMAGLFAERSGVIDIGLEGKILASAFVSAAVAFTTQNPWYGILAGMAVSIALATLQGYVAVTQKGNQLVAGIAINIAMSGLTFVVAQYFFQQGGRTPDLGTARLPYVTLPGSAAVADVPVLGWIWTQLLGGHSILVYAAFALVPLVHWLLYHTRFGLRLRACGENPHAADAAGVSVERTRYTSMLIAGMLCSFSGAYLAIVQSGFFLRDMSAGMGYLALTAMVFGNWRPFYTFLGCLMFGFFTAVQIQLEGVDLPVVGRIPGALIQMVPYVVTVIALAGLMAKSVAPKAIGVPFVKSR from the coding sequence ATGACTTTCGAAGATCTTCATCTGGGCAGTATCGTCGTCTCGACCGTGCGCAACGCGCCGGTCCTGATTTTCGCCGCGATGGCCGGCCTGTTCGCGGAACGCTCCGGCGTCATCGACATCGGCCTCGAAGGCAAGATCCTGGCCTCGGCCTTCGTCTCCGCCGCCGTGGCCTTCACCACGCAGAACCCGTGGTACGGCATCCTGGCCGGCATGGCCGTGTCGATCGCGCTGGCCACCCTGCAGGGCTACGTGGCCGTCACGCAGAAGGGCAACCAGCTGGTGGCCGGCATCGCCATCAACATCGCGATGAGCGGCCTGACGTTCGTCGTGGCGCAGTACTTCTTCCAGCAGGGCGGCCGCACGCCGGACCTGGGCACCGCGCGCCTGCCGTACGTGACCCTGCCGGGCAGCGCCGCCGTGGCGGACGTGCCGGTGCTGGGCTGGATCTGGACGCAGCTGCTGGGCGGCCACTCGATCCTGGTGTACGCCGCGTTCGCGCTGGTGCCGCTGGTGCACTGGCTCTTGTATCACACCCGTTTTGGCCTGCGCCTGCGCGCCTGCGGCGAGAACCCGCACGCGGCCGACGCGGCCGGTGTTTCGGTCGAGCGCACCCGCTACACGTCGATGCTGATCGCCGGCATGCTGTGCTCCTTCTCCGGTGCGTATCTGGCCATCGTGCAGAGCGGCTTCTTCCTGCGCGACATGTCGGCCGGCATGGGCTACCTGGCGCTGACGGCCATGGTGTTCGGCAACTGGCGCCCCTTCTACACGTTCCTGGGCTGCCTGATGTTCGGCTTCTTCACGGCCGTGCAGATCCAGCTGGAAGGCGTCGACCTGCCGGTGGTTGGCCGCATCCCGGGCGCGCTGATCCAGATGGTGCCGTACGTGGTAACGGTGATCGCGCTGGCCGGGCTGATGGCCAAGTCGGTGGCGCCGAAGGCGATCGGGGTGCCGTTCGTGAAGTCGCGGTAA
- a CDS encoding DeoR/GlpR family DNA-binding transcription regulator, whose amino-acid sequence MLTSQRKQLLLKILDEEGQIVARTLSESLGLSEDTIRRDLRELAKEGLLRRVHGGALPASPAQANFAVRTTISTDAKPAIARAAAALIEPGQVVFIDGGTTAVQLARALPRELRATVVTHSPSIAVELVEHPNVEVIMIGGRLFKHSIVACGAQALEAIGQIRTDVFFMGVCSLDPEAGITTGDYDEACVKRAISAAARSTVVLASPEKLGTAAPFAIAPLATINRIVVSAQTDEALLAPYRAMGIAVTLG is encoded by the coding sequence ATGCTGACCAGTCAACGCAAACAACTGCTGCTCAAGATCCTCGATGAGGAAGGGCAGATCGTCGCCCGCACCCTGTCCGAATCGCTGGGGCTGTCGGAGGACACCATCCGCCGCGACCTGCGCGAGCTGGCCAAGGAAGGCCTGCTGCGCCGGGTGCATGGCGGCGCCCTGCCCGCCTCGCCGGCGCAGGCGAACTTCGCCGTACGCACCACCATCTCGACCGACGCCAAGCCCGCCATCGCGCGCGCGGCGGCGGCGCTGATCGAACCCGGCCAGGTGGTGTTCATCGACGGCGGCACGACGGCCGTGCAGCTGGCCCGCGCGCTGCCGCGCGAGCTGCGCGCGACCGTTGTCACGCACAGCCCGTCCATCGCGGTGGAACTGGTGGAGCATCCCAATGTGGAGGTGATCATGATCGGCGGCCGGCTGTTCAAGCACTCGATCGTGGCCTGCGGCGCGCAGGCGCTGGAGGCCATCGGCCAGATCCGCACCGACGTGTTTTTCATGGGTGTGTGCAGCCTCGATCCGGAGGCCGGCATCACGACGGGGGACTACGACGAGGCGTGCGTGAAGCGCGCGATCAGCGCGGCGGCGCGCAGTACCGTGGTGCTGGCGTCGCCGGAAAAGCTGGGGACGGCGGCGCCGTTCGCGATCGCGCCGCTGGCGACGATCAACCGCATCGTCGTCAGCGCGCAGACGGACGAGGCGCTGCTGGCGCCTTATCGGGCGATGGGGATTGCGGTGACGCTGGGGTGA
- a CDS encoding ABC transporter permease, whose protein sequence is MTTNDMPRWATGIVLPLLNLLSALLVAALAIHLLGEDPVDAMRILVNSAIVNPEGLSYTLFYASTFIFTGLAVSLAMQAGLFNIGAEGQMYFGGLGLTLAMLAFDASLPWYLLIPVGMVGAALFGALWAFIPGYLQAKRGSHIVVTTIMFNFIAASLMNFVIVKYLIPPGEQNTASRVFSDAAALPPLNAWFPALGDTPLNVSFFLSILALVIYGVFVSRSAWGYKLRATGLNKHAAHYAGVKISAMIIVTMLISGALAGLGAVNSIMGSTHYLSLNFVGGAGFVGIAIALMGRQHPVGIFLSSVLFGALIQGGFDLSLEKPNIPTETFIFIQGLIILFCGAMENLYAPVLIKLIKGKKG, encoded by the coding sequence ATGACTACCAACGATATGCCACGCTGGGCAACCGGCATTGTCCTTCCGCTCCTGAACCTGCTCTCGGCGCTGCTGGTCGCCGCGCTGGCGATCCACCTGCTGGGCGAAGACCCGGTCGATGCGATGCGCATCCTGGTCAACAGCGCGATCGTCAATCCGGAAGGCCTGTCGTACACGCTGTTCTACGCCTCCACCTTCATCTTCACCGGCCTGGCGGTGTCGCTGGCGATGCAGGCCGGCCTGTTCAACATCGGTGCCGAAGGCCAGATGTATTTCGGCGGCCTTGGGCTGACCCTGGCGATGCTGGCGTTCGACGCATCCCTGCCGTGGTATCTCCTGATCCCGGTCGGCATGGTCGGCGCGGCGCTGTTCGGCGCGCTGTGGGCCTTCATTCCCGGCTACCTGCAGGCCAAACGGGGCAGCCACATCGTCGTGACGACGATCATGTTCAACTTCATCGCCGCGTCGCTGATGAACTTCGTCATCGTCAAGTACCTGATCCCGCCGGGCGAACAGAACACCGCCAGCCGCGTGTTCTCGGACGCGGCCGCGCTGCCGCCGCTGAACGCCTGGTTCCCGGCGCTGGGCGATACGCCGCTCAACGTCAGCTTCTTCCTGTCGATCCTGGCGCTGGTGATCTACGGCGTGTTCGTGTCCCGTTCGGCCTGGGGCTACAAGCTGCGCGCCACGGGCCTGAACAAGCATGCCGCGCACTATGCCGGCGTGAAGATCAGCGCCATGATCATCGTCACGATGCTGATCTCGGGCGCACTGGCAGGCCTGGGCGCCGTCAACTCGATCATGGGCTCGACGCATTACCTGTCGCTGAACTTCGTCGGCGGCGCCGGTTTCGTCGGCATCGCCATCGCGCTGATGGGGCGCCAGCATCCGGTCGGCATCTTCCTGTCGTCGGTGCTGTTCGGCGCGCTGATCCAGGGCGGCTTCGACCTGTCGCTGGAAAAGCCGAATATCCCGACCGAGACGTTCATCTTCATCCAAGGCCTGATCATCCTGTTCTGCGGCGCGATGGAGAACCTGTACGCGCCCGTGCTCATCAAACTGATCAAAGGTAAAAAGGGCTGA
- a CDS encoding NUDIX domain-containing protein, which produces MQIRIKEVKTLADDWYVLKKTTFEYRRRDGTWQTMSRETYDRGHGAVILLYNLVRRTVILVRQFRYPAYGYGGTHDGYLLEAPAGLLDAATPEQRIRAEVEEETGYRVHQVRRVFEAFMSPGSVTERLYFFVAEYEPDSRVSGGGGVEQEGEDIEVVELDIDAALAMVADGRIEDGKTIMLLQHAALVLFRDGSGAPAVGRML; this is translated from the coding sequence ATGCAGATCCGGATCAAGGAAGTGAAAACGCTGGCGGACGACTGGTACGTGCTGAAGAAAACCACGTTCGAGTACCGCCGTCGCGACGGCACATGGCAGACGATGTCGCGCGAGACCTACGACCGCGGTCATGGCGCCGTGATCCTGCTGTACAACCTGGTGCGTCGCACGGTGATCCTGGTGCGCCAGTTCCGCTATCCGGCCTACGGCTACGGCGGCACCCACGACGGCTACCTGCTGGAGGCACCGGCCGGACTGCTCGACGCGGCCACGCCGGAACAGCGCATCCGCGCCGAGGTGGAGGAGGAGACGGGCTACCGCGTGCACCAGGTGCGGCGTGTGTTCGAGGCGTTCATGAGCCCCGGCTCGGTGACGGAGCGGCTGTACTTCTTCGTGGCCGAATACGAGCCGGACAGCCGCGTGAGCGGTGGCGGCGGCGTCGAGCAGGAGGGCGAGGACATCGAAGTGGTGGAGCTGGACATCGACGCCGCGCTGGCGATGGTAGCGGACGGACGCATTGAGGACGGCAAGACGATCATGCTGCTGCAGCACGCGGCACTGGTGTTGTTCCGCGACGGTAGCGGCGCGCCTGCGGTCGGTCGGATGCTCTAG